The Maridesulfovibrio salexigens DSM 2638 region ACGGAGGACGCGGACCAACCCCGCTGATGACGATTACCGGAACATCCTTCAGGGTCGGGTTTCTGCGCAATCCGGCATAGAACAGTGTTCCGCCTTTTTTGGGCATATCCATATCGAGGGTGACCAGGTCCGGCTTTTCAGCCTTGGCCTTTTCGAGTCCCTCGTGGCCGTTGAAAGCGACGGCGGTTTCGTAGTCATTGTCCTGAAAGAATTCCTCCAGAAAGTCGACCATTGCCGGGTCGTCGTCAATGATCAGTATTCGTTTGGTCATGGTGCACCTCATTTGATAGCTCCGGCTGTTTGGAACCGGGACTACGCCCCATTTTTATCGTCAGGCCCCGCAGGAGCCCATGCCGCTGGGACAGCTCCATGCCCCGGAATCTCTGCCTTGGCAGAAGAAGCGGCATGGGCGTCACAGAGTCCTAGCATGAACCAGAACGATTAAGGGCTGTATGCAAAACCCGGGCGGACGGCATTTTCTGCACTGTCCGCCCGTATGGGTTGTTTTTTATTTATTTTTTTCGCTTACTGCTTCGGCTTTTCTCGCGGCTACTTCGTCCACTTTGGGGACTTCAAGGCCGATGGTGCCGAGAGTTTTGGTCATTTCCAGCATGATGCCCAGTCCACGCTTTGCGTCCTGAGATGCCATGCCCTTAACCAGTCCTATCGGTCCGGTAGCTTCAACCTTGGTGAGATCCAGTTCGGAGAATGCGTTGGCTGCGCCTTCGATCATCATGCGAACCTTGGGATCACCGAGTTTCTCAAGCATACCGATCAGGAATACAAAGGAATCGCCCATGTTGCGGATGTTCTCAACGCCGTATGTTTCAGCGACCTTGGCACGAATATCGATCATTGCACGATAGGTCTCAAAAACACCTCTCTGTTCCAGTTCGTCGAGATATTCGATGAGCTGCGGAACGGAAGAGTGCATAAGCGGTTCGATGGTTTTCCAGAGGTCAATTGCATCTTCAAGCTTGTCCAGCATGTAGGTCATGTTGTTGATGCTGAGCATTGCTTTTTTTATGAAAGCAGTAAGGTCCTCCAACTGGAAACCATGCTCAATGCTTCCGAATTCGTTCATCAGGACTTTAAATCCGTCATGCATGATCGGCGTGAGGTCCTGTTTGAGCTCTTCGGTTGCTCTCGCCCGTTCGGTCAGAAAAGCTATATTTTCTTCCAACCGGTCAAGGCGTTCCAAAATTGCTTCTTCGTTCTTCATAATATTGCCTCCGCCGGTTTATTTGCCTGCCATGTGGCGCATTTTACCTGCCATGAACATCTGAGGTTCAAGCGGCAGCTCGTGTCCCTTGAGCATAAGGTTGAAGTATGCCCACTTGAACATCATCTTGCCCCAGTAGTTCTGGTGGTTTTCACCAAGCAGAGCGAAGGGTCCGAGACCGGGGAACGGGTATTTACCGGGCAGCGGCTCAACATCATAGTTAAAGTCGATGAGGTAAGCTTTTTCGTAACCGGATACGATGAAGCAGGTGGAGTGACCGTCATATTCAGGACGGGGCTCTTCACCGTCGATCTCGCGGAGGAGGTTGTCGACAACGATGTCAGCTTCGTAGTGTGCAACGGAACCGGCCTTGGAGGTCGGGCAGTTGGTGGCGTCACCGATGATGTACATGTTTTCGAACTGGGTGGACTTCAAGGTGTGCTTGTCGGTGTCCATATAACCCATGGGGTCAGTGATGCCGGAATCAATCAGGCACTGGGCACCGAAGTTCGGCGGAATAGCTACGAGCAGGTCGTAGGGTACTTCCTCACCCATAACGTCTTCGATCACTTTTTTGCCGACATTGACGTTGTCGATATTGAAGTTGGGGGTAATTTTAATATTCTTTTCTTCGCAGACCTTATTCAGGATTTCTGCGGCAACAGGCTTGGTGAAAGCACCTGTCAGCGGGGTAACCAGTTCAATTTCGATGTTGTCGCGGACACCGTTTACAGTGAAGAACCAGTCAGCGAGGTAAACGAACTCAAGGGGAGCAACGGGGCATTTGATAGGCATTTCTGCGATGTTCAGAACAACGCGGCCTTCCTTCATGTACTTCCACTTTTTGAACAGGGCTTCAGCACCGTCAGGGGTGTAGAAGTCATGGATATCACCGCGCCAGTCGTCCATCATACCTTCGACTTCGCCGGGTACGATGCGGCAACCGGTGGCAACTACGCACCAATCATATTCATATTTACCGCCGGAGCAGGTAACCACTTTATTTTCAGGGTCCACGTTTTGAATGGTATCCTGAACAAAGTCGACACCGTGCAGGAAGTCGGCTTTAGGTTTTTCGCAATCGTCAAGTGTATAGATGCCGAAAGGCACGAACAGCCAACCGGCCTGATAGTGGTGTTTCCAGTCACGGTCGATGACAGAGATCTGCCACTCTTTGGGATCAAGTTTTTCGCGCATCTTGGTCGCAACCATGGTCCCACCGGCTCCAGCGCCGAGAATAACCAGTTTTTTCATGCTAGTACTCCATTAAAAGGTTGTGTTGATGGTACGTTCTCCAGCTGTACCGGAACTGCGGTTCAGCTAATTTCCTTAATTTCCGGGATGTTGATTAGATCTCGATCCCGGACTGCCTGACAGCGGCCATACCGCCGTCAACATTGACCACGCTTTTGAAACCAGCGTGTTTAAGCACCACCTGCGCTTCGTAGGAGCGTGCGCCGGTGTTGCAGATAAGAATGATTTTTTTGTCTTCCGGTATTTCAGCAAGACGACGGGCTATCTGGCCCTGAGGGATGTGATTCCAGTGAGTCGGATGCTTTTCCACGAAGGGGCGGGCGTTGCCCAACTCTCTGCAATCGATGAAAAAATGTTCTCCGCATTCGCGTTCTTTCCAGAGCTCTTTAAACTCGATCGCATCTATGCCTTCGTTGATTCCTTCCAGCATATTGTCCGCGACATTGGCGGCGGTGTTCAGCACGTCCATTGCTGAGGCAAAGGGCGGGGAGTAAGCGATTTCGAGGTTTGAAATGTCTTCTATTTTCGGCTTTCTGGAGAGTATGGCGGAAACCGCACTGATACGGCCGCAAAGTGCCTGCCCGGATTTGGCGAGTCCCTGAATGCCCAGCACGCGGCGGGTCGGTGCATCGAAAACAAGCTCAAGGGTCATCAGTTCCACTCCGTGCATGAAGTGGGCACGGTCAAACTGGACCACGGTGGCACTCATCGGTGTGAATCCGCACTTCTTGGCCTCATTGAGCGTAAGGCCGGCACCTGCAACGGTGAATTTGTCCAGAATGATGGAATAAGCCCCGGTCGGTGTGGTGAATTGCCTTGGGTTGCCAATAAGGTTGGCGGCAAGGGTGCATGACTGGCGCGGTTCACTTGCACGGATTGTGATGCCGGGAATAGGGATGTCACAAAATGGCGAGGTAAATGTTGCGCAACTTCCGCAGGCATAGATATGCGGGTCGCTGGTGCGCAGCCGTGAATCAACAACAAGCCCTCCGTTCCGGCTCATGGAGAGCCCTGCGGATGAAAATATATGGGTTATAGGCTGGCTCGGTGTTGCATTTATAATGCGGTCGGCAACAATTTCTTTTTCGGTTGTTCGAATCTTGATGCCGTTTTCACACTGGCTGATGTCAACCAGCTTCTGGTCCTTATGGAGAACAATCCCTTTTGTTGTGAGGTGGTGATGCACCATTCCCATAAGATTGTCAGACAGGGGTGCATCATATTCGGAATTGGCCGGGATGATGACTTCTACAGTTCCGGTCTTGTGGCGCATGAGAGAAGATACGGTCAGGAGCAGACTTGAACCGCCTCCTACTATTACGGTTTTTCCTTCAATTGCACGAAGGCGTTTGGCGTCATCAAAGCTGCCGACCCTGACAATTCCTCCAAGGTGGTCTCCGGGAATGTTCAGATCTTCAGGTGCAGACCCTGTGGCAATAATCAATGCGTCATAAGTGATTGCGGATTCTGCGCCTGATGCCACATCGCGTGTCAGGACCTGCTTACTGTCTCTATCAACTCCGGAAGCACGTAAATCTTCCGGGAAGGTCATGCCGTTTTGCAGATATCGCTCAACGGTTCCGCATATGAATTCCGGAAGAGGATTCAGCTCGGGGTAAAGAACAGTCACCTCTGCATCCGGGCACTCTTTCAAATAGCTTTGGGCTGCATTGAGGGCTGGTTCATCCATTCCAATAACGACTAGACGCTTAGACATATTGACTCCTCACAGGTCATATTGGGCTCAGGAAGAAGGGGATCCTGAAGCTTCGGGGAAAACCGGGATTCGGTCCGGCTAAGACTTCTTGGCGTGGCGCAGATAGATGACGCAGATCCAATTCGGGAAGGTCTGCGGGGAAATACGACGGTTGCGGAGGTTGAGAGGGGATCGCTTCTCATTGCCTCCGCAATGCCGTTATATTTGTCGGTGAATACAGAAGAGACTCTCGGTTTGGTCGGATTGGAGTCTCTTACAGTTCCGTAGTGCACACGACTATGATCGGGGATAAACAGCGGGTATAAGGCACTGTTTCCCCTTTTAGAGGTGATGTTGGCCGACTCGCAAAGGAGTCGGATGTTGGTGGAGCTGACCATTGGCTACCGCCATTTGTTACTGAGGCAGCACTAGCCTCGTTTTTGGGACCGGATTAGCTTAGTGTGCTTATCTGGTTTTCTGATTGTTTTAATCTAGATTAAATAAGTCTAGAATAGAGTGCTAATTCGATTCGCAGAAGTTAACGCGAATGGATTTTGGTTTAGCTTTAATTCAGATTGTTTTAATTCGGATTAAATTAATCTGAATTGGAGAGGTCAGGAATAGTCGATTTTTCTCGCTTGTGTCAAGGAGTTGCGATTAAAAATAATACAAGTAAAATCAGGTGTTTATGAGAAAGGCGTTAGTTTTGTGATAAAATATTCACAATGTGTGGGTGGAAAATAACGCTAGGGAAAGGTAGTTTGGGATGGAATCTATTTGGGGTGGCTCCTAAAAAATAGAGCCTAATCGTCAAGTGAAAAACTGTCGGGGTTATCCATGAGGTCGGCGATGGAAATGGAATCAAGTTCTTCTTCAAGAACTTTGGAGGAACGGACCCAGACCTTGCGGGTTTTGCAGGTTGCGGAGCGGGCGCAGATACTTTCATCTGCAACACAGTCAGTCAGGTTTATTCCACCTTCCATTATGCGAACGATTTCGCCGATAGAAATGGTTGAGGGGTCCTTATCAAGAATATGTCCGCCGGTTGCGCCGCGTACGGATACGATCAACCCAGCCTTTTTAAGCGGGCGCAAAATCTGCTCAATGAATTGGACGGTAATACCGGTGGATTCTGATAGCAGCGTAGTTTTCCGGGGTGTGTCGGATTGACGCAGGGCAAGGTCTAAAAGGAGTCTGGTTGCGTAACGGGCACGAGCGGAAAGTTTCATAATCCTCAGCGGGTTGGATATTATTTAAAGTCATCTTAAGGTCGTCATTGCGACTTTTTACCTTAGACGTTTTCTAGTTGAATAAAGAAATGTCGTCAAGGTGATGACCTTCAATGAAGTGCTGGCTCTCTTAATCATGTCCGCGTGCTGCCAGCAAAAACGGGTGCATCAAGCTCACATATTCAGCCTGTTTCAATGCCGTGAAAATGAACTGCGAATGCTCGGCATCGAGCGTAATGTAAAGCTCTACATATTGCGTTGATATTTAACGGTAATGCGTATGTTAAAGGACTGCCCACGGAGTATGCCGGGTCTTTTGACTACCCCGCTTGCTGCGGCAACGGCTCTGCCGGCGGCTGTGTCCAGAAGGGGATTACCTGAGGAACGAATCAGCCTGATGTCGGTAAAGGAGTCGTCTTTGCGGATGTGAAAGGAATATTGAACATTGCCGATAAGCCCGGAAAGGTCCCCATTGCCCGGAAGAAATTTACGTTGTTCCACTGCTTCACGGACCTTCACCAGATAACATTTTCTGGCCAGACGTTCTAATTTTCTAGCCTGCTCTTCGGCCTGTTTTTCATTACTGCTGTCCGCAACTTGTTGTCCGAGCGCAGTTTTGTCGGCTGATCGGATAGGGGGAACATCGAAATTTACAGGTATTGCGATCTGAGTGTCGCCCGCTTCCGGCTCGGAAATCCATTCAAAATTTACCAGCCAGAGATGAACGATGATAGAGACTGCAATGCAGGAACATGTAAGCTGCTGTGAAGTCATCTGGACTTCCTGCCGCTGTCTTCCTTTTTGTTCGCTGTGACGATTACCAGATTGCTGAATCCTTCGCTTCGAACAATGTCGACAATACGGATAAAGTTTTCCACCCGAGCCTGCGGAACGGATTTGAGCAGGATGTTTTCGGGCTGCATGGCAGATGGTTTTCGTGCCACAGTGCGTAATTCATGAGCCAGTTCATGAAGAGTGACCGGCTGCATATTGCAGAGGATTCTCCCATTTTCTTTGAGTTCGATTTCCAATGATTTCCCGGAAACAGGTTTTGCTGTTTCAGCCGGGGGCAGGTCCATGTTCATGCCTTTGGCGGTATAAACAGTTGAGACCACGAAGAAGATCAAGAGGATAAAAACAACATCCAGCAGGGGAGTCAGGTCCGGACTGGCCGGTTTGAGGGTGGATTTGGTGAAAGAGATCATGGCAGCAATGCTCTAATCTTCTTGAATTTCCAGCAGCATGTTTGCGGTATGCTGCATAGCGTAGGCGGCTTTTTCGTGCTGACGGCAGAACCAGCGGTGGGCTATGAGCGCCGGAATAGCAACACTCAACCCCGCGGCGGTGGTCAACAGGGCCTGCCATATCCCTCCTGCGAGCATGGTGATGTCCACGTTTCCAGAGGCTGAAAGTCGTGAAAAAGCTTGGATCATACCAAGGACGGTACCCAGAAGTCCGATCAGCGGTGCAGCAGTGGCTACAGTTGCCAGAAAATCCAGACGGCGGTTGAGTGAAAAGAGGATTTCCTCCCCGGCCAACTGAACTTCATGTTTCTTCTCTCTGTTCGGGAGCTGGCTGAAAAGAGCATTGAAAATCTTCAGGTATAGGGGCGAAGTCTCTTCAACCAAGCTTAGTATTTTGTCGGTGTTATGCTGACGGGCCAGATTAACTATCTCGTTCAGCCGTTCAGCTTTGGGGAAACGGTTGGTGCTGAAAACAAAAAAACGTTCCCCCATGACCGCTAAGGAAGCAATTGAAAGAAGAAAGAGCGGCCACATAATGAGGCCGCCCTGTTGTAAAATATTCATGAGTAATTCCGTTCTAGTTTTTCCAGAAGATCCAGTTCCATGTCTCTGCCGATGGCAACGAGGAATCCGTCATCATCAAATTCCCCGCTGAAGTTGGATAATTCATATCTTCCTGACACGTATTGAACTACTTCAGGGGCGTTGTTTCCGGAAACTTTCACAATTCCCTTGAGCCTGAAGACCTCTTTCGGGAGTGAGGTCATAAGGTCATTAAGATCTTCACGACTCAAGGGTTTGTTGAAGGCAAAACGTCGGGAGGTGAACCCTTCCATAGCGTGCGTATGCTGAGGTGGTGTAAGGGGACAAAGCGAAATCCCGCCGAAGTGGTGTGTTCGGGGATCGGAATCATATATGGTTCCGGGATTAATCTCGCTGTTGATTGTGTTGACCAGCAAGGCACGTTTATTCAGTGTGGTGAGGAGTTTTGCCAGAGATTCTTTTTCTTCCTGTGAGACAAGGTCACATTTATTGAGAATGATGACATCTGCCGCCTTGACCTGATTACGGGCGATATCGCTGTCCGCGAGCAGTTGGGGGCCGTTTTCAGCATCCACCAGTGTTGTGACAGAATCCAACCGGACCAGCGGGCGCAGGGTTTCTATTTCATTGAGAATGTTGAAGGGGTTTGCCAGTCCGGTTGTCTCAAGAACAATTACTTTGGGATTGAAACGGGTCTTAAGCTGCTCAATGCCTTTGGATAGATTCCCGGCTAAAGTACAGCAGACGCAGCCTTCATCCAATTCCACAATGGAATCATCGCCTTCCAGAAGTTTACCGTCCACCCCGGTCTGACCTATTTCATTCTGGATAATAGCAACAAGTTCATTTCTTGAAGCATGGTATTCCAGCAGTTGATTCAAAAAGGTTGTCTTTCCGGCTCCAAGGAAGCCGCTGAGCACGATAAGGCTCGGGCGTTTGTCAAAGGCATAATTGTGGTTTCCTTCAACTTCAACGGCTGCGAGGTCGTTGGTTTTCCAAAAAAGAGCATCAGCAAGAGGGGTAGGCAGGTCTTTTCTTGTTTTCGCATCACCTTGGGCGCAGAAGTCGGGAAGTTGCGGGAACGCGAGGCTAGTGGCTGCCTCGCGTTCCCCCCAATTCAGGGCATCAGTGATGTGGGTGATTTCATGGCTGCTCGGAAATTTATTGCCCATGGAATCGTAGATAGTGGCATGGCCCGGAGTTTCGGTCCTGTAAAATCCGCAGGGCGGGACTTCAAGGCTGTTAGATACCGCTGCTGCAAGTACAAGCAGGAAGTCCATAGCTATGGAATGTGCAGGAATACTCTCTTCAATTTCACCGGGATTGATGATCCACTGGCCGTCCTGAGTCGCAATCCCGTCCTGCGAAATGCTGACTTTGGCTTGGTCGGCAGAAAGTTTGAGCGTGAAACCGTTTTCTTCTCTATTCAGCCCGTTAATAACGGTTGCAATGCGAAAAGGAGCCGCCCAGTTTTCGTCTGATGAAAATCGGCGGATGGATTGAATGTAGTCCTTCTGCACTACTGCGATATTGGCTGCCAACGACATGGATTCCAGCAGTTCTTCATTTTCTTCAGGAAAGTAATACAGGCCCAAAGAGACAAAGAATCCTGAATCATTTGCATATTCATCTTCAGCGCAAAGTCCGAATACCCCCGGATGGGTGCGCAGTTTCATGGTCCATGCTTTTTTCCCTTTTGGACACACAGCCATGCCTTTCCAGCCCAGCAGCCGTTTAAATTCATCATGTTGGCAGGCTACCAGCAGGCAGTTGACCAAAATATCCGGCATGTTGATCTGGTGGTTGCTGCTCCGGCGGGGAGGGAGTATTGCGGAAAGGTTCATGGTAGGCACCTTTTATGAACTGCCCGGCCCGGAGGTCAGGGCCGGACAGTTTGGATATGGTTGTTCAGGCTTTAACAGCCGAAGTTAATCTTATCGCCGTTGCCGAGATAATCCTTGGAAGCGGAGCGGAAGCGCGCTGTGCCACGGACAACCGGATAGCCGGCTTCAATGAATTTCTTGGCAGTGAGATGTCCGGTGCAGTGGTTGCAGCCGATACGCTCGAAGCCCCATTCGCCGAGGGAGATTACGAGGTCATCGTATTTGGGGTCCCAGTCCTCAAAGGGTGAGATGTGCAGGCCGCCGTAAATTCCGTAGAATTTGTCGTTGTCATATTTCAGGTTGGCATAGGCAAAGTCTGCAAACTTGAGGATTCCCTGATGGCAGCAGCCGGAGATCAGTACCAGACCGTGGCCCTTTACGTTGAAGGCGAGGGAAGTCTCACCGAAGACACGGTTGATGATGGGCACATCAAACTTGAGCAAGGCCATTCCCGGAATAATGGGGGTGATGGGCTTGTCTGCGATTTTTAAATCGCCTTTGTATCCGCAGTCTTTTACATATTGCAGACCTTCTTCGTAGAAGCCGTCATGCAGGTAGAGGGGAATGCGGTTGTCATATTTAAGGGTTACAGGCAGGCCCCAGAAGTGGTCCCAGTGCTCATGGGAGATGAACAGGGCTTCGATCTGCTGTTCTTTCAGCATCTTATCGATGCCTTCACGCTTGAAGCTGTCATTCATCCATTCGTAGGACCATCCGGTATCCAGCAGATATTTGTGCATGGTTCCGTCCAGTTCTTCCACTTCGATAAGGCAGGAGTATCCACCGGGGTTATCCGGGTGCAGGGACAGTTTTTTCTGGATTTCCCATGCCTTTTCCAGATCGTGGGGCAGCAGGTCCTTGATGGAGTTGATTCCGTCTTTATAAGAACCTTGGGCGGAACCCTTTCCGTTTCCGAAAGGGGCCCAGTTCAGGGTGTACTGGTTAACCAGTAGTCCGCCCGCTTCGTGGATATCCCCGATGAGGTGGGAGTTGTTGAACCAGCTTGTTTCGGAGATGTTGGTTACGCGAACACTGCGGCAGGCACCGAAGTCGTTCAGTTTGCGCTGTGTTTTGGGAAGACGGTCATAAGCCATCGGGGTGTATGAATACATACCCATTCCGGCGATGGCACCGGCAACAAGCCCTGTTGCCGCGCCTTTGACGAAATCACGTCTGCTTATATTCTTTTTCTCATTGCTCATAATTTAGCTCCTTGTTCCGTGCGCTTACTTGATGATGGTAAAGTTTGCGCTTACCCAGGGCAGGATGTTGATGATTGCGAAGTAGAACAGCACCCCGGCAGCAAGACCGATGAAGAGCCCTTTAGCTACACCCGGAGTCCATTTAACATCACTCGCAACCATTTCTTCCTTGACCTCTTCAAGCTCTGCCTCAGTTTTGGGCACAGCTTTCCAGCCCGGCCAGCCGTCCATGAACCAAACGTTGATCAGGAAGATGTTGATCAGCCAGATCATGGGGATCATGGGGAACTGCTGGGGATGGGAGAATCCTTTCTGAGTTCCGAGGAAAAGGTGGGAGGTCTTGTAGTAGACCACGTAGACCACAACAGCCATAACAGCGGTCAACAGGGTGCGGATGCACACGTTGACAGGACGGCTGAATTTAGTGGGCCAGTTTCCGCAGTAGAAGGTCAGGTACAAGCTGGGAACGAGCCAGAAAATAGCCATTTCACCAACGTGCAGCCAGCGCCAGTCAGGAGCCATGAGACGGCGGGTCCCGCGGATGGTTTCACCCCAGACAAGATCCTGCGCGTAGTACAGGAAGAAGCACAGGGCAAAGGCGATACCGATGATACCGAAGAATGATGCAGTGCGGCGCAGTACGTCATTTTTGATCAGGTTGAAGGGATAGCGTTCCCAGATACCTTCGTAGAGCCAGACAACAACGGTTCCGCACATGATCCATGCGATATGGAAGTTACCGGAAACTGTGTTGGCAAACTCTTCCCAATAGGGCGGGCAGATGGCGGTGAATTTCTGCCAGGGGTAGAAGAGGATAGCCATGTGGGAATGCATGGTCAGGAAATAAACGATCATACTGAAGAAGAAGGTTACGAGCACAATGGTGATGCCTCGCGCCGGCTGCTTCAGTTTCTGCCACGGTGCATTTTCGCAGGCAACAACCCAGCTCGGGGAAAGCCATGATGCGATTGCCGCGAACATCATGATTGCTTCTGCCGCATATTCGATTGCGTAGAAGTCGGTAAGCCCCATTGCCTCAAGGCGGGCAGGGTTGAAATACGCAATCCCGAAGTTACCGAGGATTTCAATGAAGAAGCCCTTGATGAGCAGGATCATGGCCGCAACACTGACCAGAGTCAGGACGGAGCCTTTTACCAGCGGGTGCGTTTTCTGGAGCCATGAGCGTTTGAATGGCCAGAAATCGAAAATGTATGCAAGCCAGATAAATAGGATCAGCAACCAGCGGCAGACCATGTACCCGACATAAGGGGTGTACATGCGCATGATTCCGCGGGGGTCCTGAAAAATCCACCATGTTAAATAAAAGAAAGCAAAAATGATAATCGTGTTGACTAAGGCCGGAATCGGTCCATTCCAGCGTTTCACCAACTTCCGACTCTCAAGGTAGCTGACACTACTGTTGTCCATGTGACTACTCCTTTGTGAGTACGCCGGGGGGATGATCAGTCCCCGTATCCCAACTGTGCTCGTATAACGTCTGTTTACAGGTTTCCGTTAGGAAACCAGTTCCTCCAATTGCCCGGGCGTAACAGTAGCCGGATCGATTCCCTGTGCCATTGCGCGCAGGAACAGTTCTTTTTCTGTCAGGGGAGTCTTCTTGGTTTTCTCCTGCTCTTGAACTGATTCCTTTTTTGCGTCGCCTTGGCGCTTTGGTGAGACGAAACGGCTGAAAAATTCTCTGCGGTTCATAGTTATTCCCTGCCTGTTTTTAGCTGTCCGGCAGAACCATCTGACTGAAAGTCTGAAGGCAGTATTTTGCCAGTTTTTCAGCCTGTTCCGGTTGTCCGGTTTTCAGGGCATTGAATAATTCAACGTGGTAAGCGAATAGTGAATCAATCTGCACCTCTGACAATCCTGTTCCGGCATGCTCCAGATTCTTGGCCGCAAGTTCCAGCTCTTTCAGCAGGAGAATCAGGTAGCCGTTGTTGGAGACCTCAGCCAGAGACCGGAAGAATGAGATGTAAACCCGGCTGATCATTGACAGGTCGAAGTTCACAATGGCTTCGCCCAGTCTTGATGTTGCGGTTTCCAGCTCGGTGATATCCGCCGGGGAAAGGCGCAGTGTTTCGGTGCGCACAAGACCGGGAACAACCAGATAAAGGGTCTCGACCAGTTGGCGGCTTGCCTCGATGCTTTTGCGCTTGCGCAGCATTTCCCAGCTGATGCAGCCTTCCTTGTTTTTCAGGTAGCAGCCGCTTTTTTCACGGATTTCGAGATAGCCCATGCTTTCAAGGTTGCAGAGGGCTTCCCGTACCGTG contains the following coding sequences:
- a CDS encoding response regulator; the protein is MTKRILIIDDDPAMVDFLEEFFQDNDYETAVAFNGHEGLEKAKAEKPDLVTLDMDMPKKGGTLFYAGLRRNPTLKDVPVIVISGVGPRPPSLTKDVPVLTKPVSNDLLLEQVRTLLG
- a CDS encoding DUF1641 domain-containing protein, whose protein sequence is MKNEEAILERLDRLEENIAFLTERARATEELKQDLTPIMHDGFKVLMNEFGSIEHGFQLEDLTAFIKKAMLSINNMTYMLDKLEDAIDLWKTIEPLMHSSVPQLIEYLDELEQRGVFETYRAMIDIRAKVAETYGVENIRNMGDSFVFLIGMLEKLGDPKVRMMIEGAANAFSELDLTKVEATGPIGLVKGMASQDAKRGLGIMLEMTKTLGTIGLEVPKVDEVAARKAEAVSEKNK
- the sqr gene encoding type III sulfide quinone reductase, selenoprotein subtype: MKKLVILGAGAGGTMVATKMREKLDPKEWQISVIDRDWKHHYQAGWLFVPFGIYTLDDCEKPKADFLHGVDFVQDTIQNVDPENKVVTCSGGKYEYDWCVVATGCRIVPGEVEGMMDDWRGDIHDFYTPDGAEALFKKWKYMKEGRVVLNIAEMPIKCPVAPLEFVYLADWFFTVNGVRDNIEIELVTPLTGAFTKPVAAEILNKVCEEKNIKITPNFNIDNVNVGKKVIEDVMGEEVPYDLLVAIPPNFGAQCLIDSGITDPMGYMDTDKHTLKSTQFENMYIIGDATNCPTSKAGSVAHYEADIVVDNLLREIDGEEPRPEYDGHSTCFIVSGYEKAYLIDFNYDVEPLPGKYPFPGLGPFALLGENHQNYWGKMMFKWAYFNLMLKGHELPLEPQMFMAGKMRHMAGK
- a CDS encoding FAD-dependent oxidoreductase; this encodes MSKRLVVIGMDEPALNAAQSYLKECPDAEVTVLYPELNPLPEFICGTVERYLQNGMTFPEDLRASGVDRDSKQVLTRDVASGAESAITYDALIIATGSAPEDLNIPGDHLGGIVRVGSFDDAKRLRAIEGKTVIVGGGSSLLLTVSSLMRHKTGTVEVIIPANSEYDAPLSDNLMGMVHHHLTTKGIVLHKDQKLVDISQCENGIKIRTTEKEIVADRIINATPSQPITHIFSSAGLSMSRNGGLVVDSRLRTSDPHIYACGSCATFTSPFCDIPIPGITIRASEPRQSCTLAANLIGNPRQFTTPTGAYSIILDKFTVAGAGLTLNEAKKCGFTPMSATVVQFDRAHFMHGVELMTLELVFDAPTRRVLGIQGLAKSGQALCGRISAVSAILSRKPKIEDISNLEIAYSPPFASAMDVLNTAANVADNMLEGINEGIDAIEFKELWKERECGEHFFIDCRELGNARPFVEKHPTHWNHIPQGQIARRLAEIPEDKKIILICNTGARSYEAQVVLKHAGFKSVVNVDGGMAAVRQSGIEI
- a CDS encoding RrF2 family transcriptional regulator, whose protein sequence is MKLSARARYATRLLLDLALRQSDTPRKTTLLSESTGITVQFIEQILRPLKKAGLIVSVRGATGGHILDKDPSTISIGEIVRIMEGGINLTDCVADESICARSATCKTRKVWVRSSKVLEEELDSISIADLMDNPDSFSLDD
- a CDS encoding TonB family protein; this translates as MTSQQLTCSCIAVSIIVHLWLVNFEWISEPEAGDTQIAIPVNFDVPPIRSADKTALGQQVADSSNEKQAEEQARKLERLARKCYLVKVREAVEQRKFLPGNGDLSGLIGNVQYSFHIRKDDSFTDIRLIRSSGNPLLDTAAGRAVAAASGVVKRPGILRGQSFNIRITVKYQRNM
- a CDS encoding ExbD/TolR family protein, translating into MISFTKSTLKPASPDLTPLLDVVFILLIFFVVSTVYTAKGMNMDLPPAETAKPVSGKSLEIELKENGRILCNMQPVTLHELAHELRTVARKPSAMQPENILLKSVPQARVENFIRIVDIVRSEGFSNLVIVTANKKEDSGRKSR
- a CDS encoding MotA/TolQ/ExbB proton channel family protein; the protein is MNILQQGGLIMWPLFLLSIASLAVMGERFFVFSTNRFPKAERLNEIVNLARQHNTDKILSLVEETSPLYLKIFNALFSQLPNREKKHEVQLAGEEILFSLNRRLDFLATVATAAPLIGLLGTVLGMIQAFSRLSASGNVDITMLAGGIWQALLTTAAGLSVAIPALIAHRWFCRQHEKAAYAMQHTANMLLEIQED
- a CDS encoding CobW family GTP-binding protein, whose protein sequence is MNLSAILPPRRSSNHQINMPDILVNCLLVACQHDEFKRLLGWKGMAVCPKGKKAWTMKLRTHPGVFGLCAEDEYANDSGFFVSLGLYYFPEENEELLESMSLAANIAVVQKDYIQSIRRFSSDENWAAPFRIATVINGLNREENGFTLKLSADQAKVSISQDGIATQDGQWIINPGEIEESIPAHSIAMDFLLVLAAAVSNSLEVPPCGFYRTETPGHATIYDSMGNKFPSSHEITHITDALNWGEREAATSLAFPQLPDFCAQGDAKTRKDLPTPLADALFWKTNDLAAVEVEGNHNYAFDKRPSLIVLSGFLGAGKTTFLNQLLEYHASRNELVAIIQNEIGQTGVDGKLLEGDDSIVELDEGCVCCTLAGNLSKGIEQLKTRFNPKVIVLETTGLANPFNILNEIETLRPLVRLDSVTTLVDAENGPQLLADSDIARNQVKAADVIILNKCDLVSQEEKESLAKLLTTLNKRALLVNTINSEINPGTIYDSDPRTHHFGGISLCPLTPPQHTHAMEGFTSRRFAFNKPLSREDLNDLMTSLPKEVFRLKGIVKVSGNNAPEVVQYVSGRYELSNFSGEFDDDGFLVAIGRDMELDLLEKLERNYS